One region of Gemmatimonadales bacterium genomic DNA includes:
- the pabB gene encoding aminodeoxychorismate synthase component I: MTPHSGNRPEGFPASKARRVAGFRADRDLNAIVHVEELDGRLTPIGVAARFDSLPRPCLLHGAAPGHPLSRFSYFSADPVATISAAATTWEATAARVRATFEPHHVRTDLPPFQGGWMGWLSYELGSAFDRIERHPNEPHAVPDVALALHDWVIAWDHHADRTWLISTGADDSGRRDAARADHRAQQVLARLGNTVELPLTTREESPSGLRPVADVSEAEYRDLVARAVDLILDGDLFQVNLSQRFTTGYHGSPLSLYRSLCAASAAPMAAYIRHEAVAIASASPEEFLRLDPRTRRVETRPIKGTRPRDADPVRDAALAAALKGSAKDRAENVMIVDLLRNDLSRVAVPGSVTVPALCELESHPTVHHLVSVVRAQLRHDADALDLLAATVPGGSITGAPKLRAMEVIAALEPTTRGVYSGVIGWIGLDGALGSSIAIRTIVLHNHIATFHAGGGITARSDPGSEYHETLDKARALIAALASAS; encoded by the coding sequence ATGACACCGCACTCTGGCAACCGACCGGAGGGTTTCCCGGCCTCGAAGGCCAGAAGAGTGGCTGGATTTCGCGCTGATCGAGACTTGAACGCAATCGTCCACGTCGAGGAACTTGATGGACGGCTCACCCCGATTGGGGTGGCCGCACGATTCGATAGTTTGCCGCGCCCGTGCCTCCTGCATGGCGCGGCACCTGGACATCCTCTCAGCCGCTTCAGCTACTTCAGCGCCGACCCGGTCGCGACGATCAGCGCCGCTGCCACAACATGGGAAGCAACGGCGGCGCGCGTTCGAGCGACCTTCGAGCCACATCACGTCCGCACCGACCTGCCACCCTTCCAGGGTGGATGGATGGGATGGCTCTCCTACGAGCTCGGCTCCGCGTTCGACCGGATCGAGCGACACCCCAACGAACCGCATGCCGTTCCTGATGTTGCCCTGGCCCTCCATGACTGGGTCATTGCCTGGGACCATCACGCCGATCGAACGTGGCTGATCAGTACTGGCGCCGACGACAGCGGCCGGCGGGATGCTGCACGGGCGGATCACCGGGCCCAGCAGGTGCTTGCACGACTGGGCAACACGGTCGAGCTGCCGCTGACGACGCGAGAAGAATCACCATCAGGTCTTCGTCCCGTCGCCGACGTCAGCGAGGCGGAGTACCGCGATCTTGTCGCGCGGGCCGTCGACCTGATACTCGATGGAGACCTCTTTCAGGTGAATCTCTCCCAACGATTCACCACCGGATACCATGGCTCCCCGCTCTCGCTCTATCGATCGCTCTGCGCCGCATCCGCCGCGCCAATGGCCGCCTACATCCGCCACGAAGCTGTCGCCATCGCGAGCGCGTCCCCCGAGGAGTTCCTGCGGCTCGACCCGCGCACTCGACGCGTTGAGACGCGACCGATCAAGGGAACCCGTCCGCGCGACGCCGATCCCGTTCGTGATGCCGCACTCGCTGCAGCGCTCAAAGGGAGCGCCAAGGATCGCGCCGAGAACGTGATGATCGTCGATCTGCTCCGGAACGACCTGTCCAGGGTTGCGGTGCCGGGAAGCGTGACCGTGCCGGCGCTTTGCGAACTGGAATCACATCCGACGGTCCACCATCTCGTGTCGGTGGTCCGGGCCCAGCTTCGTCACGATGCCGACGCTCTCGATCTGCTCGCGGCGACCGTTCCCGGAGGGTCGATCACCGGGGCACCGAAGCTTCGCGCCATGGAGGTGATCGCTGCACTCGAGCCGACGACACGAGGGGTGTACTCCGGCGTGATCGGGTGGATCGGTCTCGACGGGGCCCTGGGCAGCAGCATCGCGATCCGGACGATCGTCCTCCACAACCATATCGCGACATTCCATGCAGGCGGCGGCATCACGGCCCGCTCCGATCCCGGATCGGAATACCACGAGACCCTGGACAAGGCTCGCGCACTGATCGCCGCGCTGGCAAGCGCGTCGTGA
- a CDS encoding 4a-hydroxytetrahydrobiopterin dehydratase, whose translation MPTHEPVHSGAALEQQLADLAGWSVDDSWIKREFTTDGWRSTILLVNAIAFFAEAANHHPDLEVHWSRVVVRLQTHSAGGITDKDLQLARKINDTALWQPTGGFPGLEGQKSGWISR comes from the coding sequence ATGCCAACCCATGAACCGGTGCACAGCGGCGCCGCCCTCGAGCAACAACTCGCGGACCTCGCCGGATGGTCGGTCGACGATAGTTGGATCAAGCGCGAGTTCACCACCGATGGCTGGCGCTCGACGATCCTGCTCGTCAATGCGATCGCCTTCTTTGCCGAGGCTGCGAACCATCATCCTGACCTCGAAGTGCATTGGAGCCGGGTCGTCGTGCGACTGCAGACCCACTCTGCGGGCGGGATTACCGACAAGGACCTGCAGCTCGCGCGCAAAATCAATGACACCGCACTCTGGCAACCGACCGGAGGGTTTCCCGGCCTCGAAGGCCAGAAGAGTGGCTGGATTTCGCGCTGA
- a CDS encoding 6-carboxytetrahydropterin synthase — protein sequence MGLFRVTVSKDYLGFAAAHFLTFRGHACESLHGHNYRIGVMVEGPIDPECHFVVDFGVIKRLVRQEVDRLDHRVILPAENPKLAYRASDGMTYVSYLGEQSYQFPTRDCVLLPLANTTAELLARWMAGRLHAGLDAAGVSLKVLEVEVEESPGQSAVYAEHEQPSAAREDHDANP from the coding sequence ATGGGACTGTTCCGGGTGACCGTCAGCAAGGACTATCTCGGCTTTGCAGCCGCGCATTTTCTCACCTTCCGCGGCCATGCCTGTGAGTCGTTGCACGGGCACAACTACCGTATCGGCGTCATGGTCGAAGGCCCAATCGATCCTGAATGTCATTTTGTGGTCGACTTCGGCGTCATCAAGCGCCTGGTTCGCCAAGAGGTCGACCGGCTCGACCACCGGGTCATCCTGCCGGCGGAAAACCCCAAGCTTGCCTACCGCGCATCGGACGGGATGACGTACGTCTCCTATCTTGGCGAGCAGAGCTACCAGTTCCCGACCCGCGACTGCGTCCTTCTGCCTCTCGCCAATACGACGGCGGAGTTGCTGGCTCGTTGGATGGCAGGACGTCTTCACGCCGGCCTCGATGCCGCGGGGGTTTCGCTTAAGGTGCTGGAGGTCGAAGTGGAAGAGTCGCCGGGGCAGTCTGCCGTCTACGCCGAACACGAGCAGCCCAGCGCTGCGCGGGAGGATCACGATGCCAACCCATGA
- a CDS encoding SDR family oxidoreductase, whose translation MQGKVCLVTGANRGIGRAVAEGLARQGASVIMVCRNRESGESAKGQIAAATGNHGLELMIADFAVQAEVRRLAQEIRARHQRLDVLISNAGTFVPRRIVTVDDIETTFAVNHLASFILINDLTDLLRASAPARVVVVASEAHQRVTDPEDWTSIKGYNARTAYSRSKLANVIYSYDLAHRLEGSGVTVNCCDPGIVDTAVLHAMYDRWWSRWLWPFARRFAITPEVGAATPLYLATSPDLEGVTGKYFKNSSPATSSLISHDAVIGARLWNISLRLTGDLPPVTITGEIIAAH comes from the coding sequence ATGCAGGGGAAGGTCTGCCTCGTGACCGGTGCCAATCGCGGCATTGGCCGGGCAGTGGCCGAAGGACTCGCGCGCCAGGGCGCGAGCGTCATCATGGTGTGCCGGAATCGCGAAAGCGGTGAGAGCGCGAAGGGACAGATCGCGGCCGCCACCGGTAATCACGGTCTTGAATTGATGATCGCGGATTTCGCGGTGCAGGCGGAGGTCCGACGCCTCGCGCAGGAGATCCGCGCCCGGCATCAGCGGCTCGATGTGCTGATCAGCAATGCCGGCACCTTTGTCCCACGCCGCATCGTGACCGTCGACGACATCGAGACGACCTTCGCGGTGAATCACCTCGCGTCGTTCATCCTGATCAACGATTTGACCGACCTGCTGCGAGCGAGCGCGCCGGCGCGCGTCGTCGTGGTGGCGTCCGAGGCGCATCAACGCGTCACCGATCCCGAGGACTGGACGAGCATCAAGGGATACAATGCCCGAACCGCGTACTCCCGGTCGAAGCTCGCCAACGTGATTTATTCGTACGATCTCGCCCATCGGCTCGAAGGAAGCGGTGTGACGGTCAATTGCTGCGATCCCGGCATCGTCGACACGGCGGTGTTGCACGCGATGTACGATCGCTGGTGGTCCAGGTGGCTCTGGCCGTTCGCTCGCCGCTTTGCGATCACGCCCGAAGTGGGCGCCGCGACGCCGCTGTATCTGGCCACGTCGCCCGACCTCGAAGGCGTGACCGGAAAGTATTTCAAGAACTCGAGCCCGGCCACGTCGTCGCTGATCTCGCACGATGCCGTGATCGGCGCGCGACTCTGGAACATCTCATTGCGATTGACCGGCGACCTGCCGCCCGTCACGATCACCGGCGAAATCATCGCCGCGCACTGA